The sequence CTGATTGATATTGATAAAATTGATATGATATTACATATATTGataactagctgaaccgccccggcttcgctcgggtggagcttagaaaattgagggggaggttgaattaaatttttctctccgtaagaaccttcctcgtacttcaaggaatattataaaaaaaggattagcgaaagctattatgactaagaaagcatttttgaaaattcaacccctaagggagtgaaataggggtttgaagtttgtgtagtccacgcggaccaagttgcgagcataaactagtaaaatataaaaatagtgtTCCTCTGAATTTGCAGGTAACATGTGGGCACAAACGTGGAACAACATCGAATCCTTCACCCGCCCCTACCCAGACAAGAAAGAGATAGACATAACGAAGACGATGAGAGACCAGAACTTCACGGCTTTGAAGATGTTCCAAATGTCTGATGAATTCTTCAGGTCGTTGAACTTGACCGCCATGCCGGAGAAGTTCTGGCAGAATTCCATTATTGAGAAACCGACGGATCGCGACATTGTTTGTCACGCTTCAGCTTGGGACTTTTATGATGGTGAAGATTTTAGGTACACCATATTCTTGATCTTCTATTTATATAtcaggaaaagctgactgactgatcgatcaacgcacagctcaaactactggatggatcaggttGTTTGAAAATATGCGCTGCTTACGCAGCGCTTATTTAGCCCAGCGCTTGGCCGCAATcagacctgtagggcgattggctgaattcgtgcgattcttgttgcaacaatgcattgtagccaatagtgagcgagcgtcaaccaatcagaggtgattgcgatcgtgacagtgtagctgtcattctcccgcaatggcgcagctggtggcaagtgatgatgcagcctaaattGGAGTGCGCTcgcctagaaaatgcctattcactcttgacttgaaggattttgatttggcatgcagatagttattatgacgtagacgtgtTCTGCTAGAAAAGATTTTAACTCCTAACGGGATAAAAGAAGGATTTTtaggctagtttataatatgatgGTAATAATGTTTTGTTGTAATCTGAAATCCTATTCCACTTTTCTGAATTAAAATTTTTTAGGCGCGTCTTGAAAATTTGCTCTCTGTAGTAAGTTTATTCGTTGATCTTGTTTACGCCTAGttctattctaatttctaacacTATACATTTGCAATTGTAATCTTTATCTTCCTGATTTCTGACTGCTTTGGAGTTTTACTTATTTTCCGTTAGTCTAATAAGTCATCtttcaatttattataatagtaacATGTATGGATCTATGTGATAAAAGATAGGGCAGTGCTTGCGTCCTCGTCGCAACTGATTTTATAAAGTAGGAAATAAACAATTCGGTGGTGGTACAATCTATTCAAAATTTCATTCCTAACATTTTGGCTTAATTTGAAGGATCAAACAGTGCACAACAGTCGATTACGAATATTTCCAAACGACTCACCATGAAATGGGCCACATACAATACTTCCTACAATATAAACATCAGCCGGTCATATTCCGTGATGGAGCCAACCCAGGTAAATATCAATCCTTGTAATACTAACACTATCTTTACAATACAGGATCAAAATGTGTACGACAGTGGATATGGAGCATTTGAGGGTAGTCCATCATGAAATGGGGCATGTCCAGTATTATTTGCAGTACAGGGATAAACCTGTGATTTTCCGTGCTGGAGCGAATCCAGGTGATTTTTGAAGAGTATCATGTGACTAACCGTCTTGACACATAATATCAATACCTATTTATGATATACCTATTCTCTATCTACGGAAAGAAGttggtatagcgctctctctgttacgtaatcccatataaatgacagagacgaaaatctcaATAGGTTGTTAACCATTTCGAATCACCAACCACTCACAAACGAAAccatgttttcgaattgaatttcaaatgtttttttttaataatgtttgcgaattgaatttcgaatgttttttgaaaacatgtttatgattggttggtgactcaaaacggttaacgcccactgagattattgtctctgtcatttgtatgataTTACGTAACcgagagagtgctatactaactaTTTTCCGTGGATTGATTATATTAATGTAACTCAATATTGAATTATACAATTTCTCATGTCGGAGATATTCTCGAAGTCTCGAAGTCTCTGTCGTATTTTAGAAGAAAGAGCAGAGTTATAAATCTCTGACATAACCTTTGATTCCTATTCTTAAAGTCTTCTTCTATTCTCAAACTTTAATTCTCTGTCTAAATTAACGAAGTGCATGTAAATAACTGTCCATCATCGGTAGTACTTCTCTGTTGACTCGAATCTCTTAATCTTTATTTAATATATCTAAtcatttatacttaataatgaACCCATCTGGATTTTAATCAGATCCTAATTCAGCTTGTATCAGGTTCTAATACattatcatcacgatcaacccattgccggctcactacagagcatgggtctcctctcagagtgagaagggttttggccatagtctaccatgctggccatgtgcggattggtagacttcacacacctttgagaacattatggagaactctcaggcatgcaggtttcctcacgatgttttccttcaccgttaaagcaagtgatatttaattacttaaaacgcacataactccgtaaagttagaggtgcgtgcccgggatcgaacccgtgaagggaaacatcgtgaggaaatctgcatgagagttttcccataatgttctcaaaggtgtgtgaagtctgccaatccgcacttagtcagcgtggtggaccaaacccttctcattctgaaaggagacccgtgctcagccagcgatgggttgatcatgattatgatgggGGTTTAGTACCAATAAATTTGTTGCTCTCAGTGGTGAAAAGTAGTGATGCAGCAAAATCTTCTTTTCAAGGTTTCCATGAAGCTGTTGGTGATACGATAGCTTTGTCGGTGTCATCTCCTAAACATCTACGTCGAGTTGGTTTGGTTAATGGGGACGCTGAAGATGAACAGACTGAAATCAATCAGCTTTATAAAATGGTATGATATTTACTTCTTTTGTTAAATATTTGCTAGTGTCCAGCCTGTTGGTCATTATCAACAAGAACCGCCTGTGAATTCACTGCCACCATCAGGAATGCTTCGTGGTAATTTTTTTCGGACAACTGGAGATTGAGCGTTTGATAGATAGATAggaatactttattgcacacaaaaaatattacataacatgacaaaaacaaagaaactaaaactaaaaaataattctaATTCTGCATTCGGATTGACACAACTATTCCTGACTAAATTTCCAATATGCAACAGATTGAAGAACAACAACAAATGTCTGTGAGATGTTTATGTTTCCAACAAAAATTTGAAACATCTTCAATTCTTCAGTGTTACCAAAAATGTTATGattcatataatatgtattttgacTTACCAGGCTGTATCTGTGTGTGATCTTTGCCTCTCTTGAAGGAGAGATACTGAGCAACTAATACTAGCAGtgatatcaataaatatttccATCTTTACAGGGTATAGACAAAATCGTGTTCCTGCCATTCGCGTATGTGTTGGATTTATTCCGATACGGTGTGTTTAGAGGAACAACTACACCAGATGACTACAACTGCCACTACTGGCGGCTGAGAGACGAGCTGCAAGGCGTGGAGCCGCCAGTCAACAGGACGGAGGAGGACTTTGACGCCGCTGCCAAGTACCACGTGTCTGCTGATGTGGAGTACGCGAGGTAGGTTACGTTCTGGATGACTAATAATGTTCTCCTGACCTTTGGGACATGGAGCTTATCTCAACGAGAGGCAAGCtaacaaataataatgattgagaTCATATAGCACACAAGTGTAGTGTAAACACAGGTGCACTTTCATAATCCAGTGGGAAGGCAATCTGACGCGACCGGAGAGAAATTAGGCGTAGGGCCAATCAATGGCTTTACGTGTTCTCCAAGAATCAATATACAGGCGTGTAACACTGCTAATTTTCAAACTACAGGCTGCCATTGACATTAAATTAGGAACACCCATTCACTTTTTGGCCTGAACCAGAACTTGGATTCGAGACCTCATAATTAGCAGCCAATTAAGCTATTTAAACCACATGACCACCATACTCTTATTTCATAATATAAATCGAATTTAAGTTTTCAACAAGGAGGTCTCTTAGGGCCAATCTTTTTCAAAATATTCATTAATGACCTATGaccattttttaaaacttaacacCTAAATTTGGTATCTATTTCCAGGTACTACGTTTCATTCATAATCCAGTTCCAATTCCATCGAGCTCTCTGCCAGCTGGCTGGAGAGTACGTACCAGAAGATCTCACTAAGAAACTGGTTGATTGTGATATTTATCAGAGCTTTAACGCTGGAAATGCATTATCGTAAGTGAaactttgtaattttaaatcaattatttgtattatttgaaATTGAACCGAGCCAAATTCATTTGTGAAACCACATTTCTATTGGATTAGACATTACCTTTAACCAAGAATACATTATAGAATAGATCTGACTCAAAGACATATTTGATTGACCCGAATCAGAAGCGTCTTTATTaagaaacaaaattgaaaagatAGAGAGAGACTTGTGTTGTAAAGATTAGTAAAAAAACTGATGAACCTTATGGCTAGAACATAAGACCGAAATGCGACGTTAAATCGCATCGTCAAAAATTGCCAGTTCACTCAACACTTCGCAAAAATTTGTGACATCATTTGCGCAATGCAAGATGCTTCTCATTCGGGCATCAAGATGCTTTCCGGCATAAAATCGCGCTGCGCAgttgtttatcatcatcatcatcaaccgatagacgtctataGCTgggtataggtctcttgtagggacttctacacgccacggtcttgcgccgcctgaatccagcggctccctgcgactcgtctgatgtcgtccgtccacctagtgggaagggtcttccaacgctgcgtcttccggcgtGAGGTCTCCATTCCAGCAACTTGAGACAACGACGTCTATCTGTTTTtggaactatgtgtcctgcccattgccatttcagcttcgcaacccgttgagctatgtcggttactctagttctcctacggatctcctcatttctgatttgattacgtagagaaactccgcacatagctctctccatcacccgctgagtgactctgagctttcttatgagaccaaTATTTAGCGAcaatgtctcggatccatatgtcatcactggcaacacgttCACTGGCAGTTGTTCGTgttgttttaattattcttaCTGCATCGCATTGCGGGGTTTGTGTTCAAAAGCTTGGATGACGGTTAGCGGTAATGTGATTATTTCTTGCCACCAGAAATATGTTAAAAATGGGCTCGTCGAAGCCGTGGCCGGACGCGATGGAGGCTCTCACGGGGCAGCGCGCGATGAAGGCGGACGGGCTGCTGGAGTACTTCAGGCCGCTGCGGGAGTGGTTGCAGGCGGAGAACCAGCGCACCGGGGAGTACATCGGCTGGGAGCCTAGCAAAATGCGTGAGTTATTATATGACCAAACAGTAGCAACCCTGAGAGGTAAAATCGGAAATAAAGTTATAGAAGAAACAAAGCTACCAGCATATCCTAAACCACTATAGCAagctaaagttttttttatagcgGGACAGTCATgctttcaagaaacctacaataAGGTCTTGCGCTTGCCTACAAGATGCCTATTACACTCTTTCCTTGAAGCTAGCTACTTAAGTTATACGTGGCAGGGAAAACGGACGCTGGAAGGCCGTTCCAAAccgtcaatcaatcagcctgtttgcgtccactgctggacataggccttcccaagagcacgccaccacacacgatcctccgcctttctcatccacccacttcccgctatcttcttaaggtcgtcagtccagcgggttggaggtcgtcccacactgcgcttgctgatacgcggttccaaaccttagcggttcgtatcagaaacgtagACTAAAAACGTTTGcgagtagattggatgtcgaccacataTGCTCACGATTTCTCGCTGTTCTATGGTAGAACGGTGAAGGAAGTGAGAGTGAGTAAGGGAGAATGTCCTCTAAGACATTCTCACTTACTCACTCTCACTTTCGCGTGGAGACCACGTGAAAAGACCATGCGTGCGTGTACGCGCACATTCGTGCATCTACGCTTCGACTCCTACTATGAATTGACCGTAAGAAATGTTTTTGTTTCAGAATACTGCACGGAGGAGCAGCTGGCCGCCCTGGACGCGAAGGCGAAGCCCGAGCCCGTGCACGAGTCGTGACCGTACTTACTACTACATAGGATAATTTGACGTCTAGGAGCAGTATTCGTAATAAATGTTTTGTAATATAATGCTGTGCTATGTTTCATTTCATCCCATGGCTCCATTTACTTTAAAAGGGAACGGAATGGAACGGAAGCTTCAATCTCCTAGACACGCGGGAAGACGCCGGCATGGGGTCTTggactatagtaataaaattatgtgatttttttgtatagcagtagtttatggggataattcaatattaaagagaataattttaagaaatcatgatatttatttaaaaaatcaaaagtcaataatggggccgattctcttgtacagaatttctaaactaaactaaattaacacgtctaaatctagtcCTGTCCTTTTTGGCAAGCAACATTATgccagggatagcaatagatttagacgtgtcattttagtttagtttagagagtgtGTACAAGAGACCGATTCTCTTGTTATTCTCTTGTcccaattaatattttatttaaaagacataggtaataaattacagtttttgatggtcggttgttggatttgtaagatgatagagtggtgataatttttacgcgaacttaaaactaaagctacgagggtggactccaacgtctattatttataaaacagtTTTCTGAActacgtgccctgcccattaccacttgaAACTATAATTTCGAAAATTACTCCTGCTGGGAATTCTAGCcaagacctcccacttataagaagACTACAGCGCTCGCCACAGTGCCAGGAGATGAAAGAACAAAGAATGTCAAAACTTTAACGGTTGAcaaatccggctcgaaggaccattaTTGAATGTATCAATATGACTGATTTAATTTTCATTCTAATAAAACGGTCATAAAAatattgtgttatttttatCGCCTCTATTAACATAAGTTACATTTTGCAATATGTTCCAAATGGAGcatattggactaagagccagcgcgtgccagaccttcgttattttataaaagctgaaagtttatctgcgtattgtccccaacacagggaggaacaatcagTGGCTAAGAAATTTTGATCATGGTAGTTTTGGGTAAtaaatactttgacgtaagattctTTAGGACTTTATttcctgttatctcccaaagccaccatgatccaaacttcatagtcgctgatcgttcctccctgtgttggggacaatacgcagataaactttcagcttttataaaataacgaagctctggcacgcgctggctctctctctataatattaCGAAACGAAGACTATCGAGATATAACAGAATATCTTGACAAGTATCGTGTCAAATATCAAATACCTTATCACTTGCATATCATTCTTGATATAACTTTGAAATACATCACAGCTGCAATAGTAGCTATGGAGTAACCAAGTTGGGGTTACAGGTAACtagtttttaaagaaaaaggaaaccaacggtaagtacctatttcttaattttaaaaaagttttagggcggttacgcattcatccgatctgagtccgtgaaaatacgttccgaagtagtcgtAGAACTATTTGTACGGTGACAAACGGTACGGTACCGTGGTGGTTGTATGagatatgacgtagatattttttatgtccgtattttcacggattcggatcggacgagtgcgtgatcgctcttcgTGTAGCTATCCATTATTTATCATTTATGTCCATTATAAATGTAGAAAAAAACCCCGGCTTTAcccacgtatttagtcgacgtaagaccgactagtttcgaacccatccggggacCTTTTCCACAGCGACTCAGTTCGCGAACGCGCGTtctcgaaactagtcggactaacTTTGACTAAATTAGGTGAGTAAAGCCAGTTTCTATAGTTTTGATATTGAAAAAAACTAGGTACAtgaaaaatctcaagtttttatACATGTCGTGGTTGCTGTTGGTTGATATctatgttagtcagtcagtttatcctttcATAATACTAAAGATATTTCATTTTATAGGCTACAGAAGAACCGCACTTTTTTGTACTGGTATGTGCTGTGCTGTTCACGTAATATTTTCTTGaggcaaatttttatttttttaatggagAGTTGTTCGATCTCATTCCActctcctttttctacaaccgcaccgcacgccaccgcaaacaattccaccctcaccacctttGGAACATTTCGACCACCCATTGTGCCAGATCcgtttttccacgcacatgcaaactgtggaatcaactaccttcggcggtgttcccattagattacaacatggggttatttaagggacggaccaacaaattcctgaaaggccggcaacacattagtggttcctctggtactgcaaatgttcatgggcggcggtaatcacttaacatcaggtgacccgcctgctcgtttgctcgccatttttattaaaaaaaacctaaaaaattATGGTAGGTATCAGTATAaatcaacatattattattccaATATATGGAGACCAATTCATGAAGATagctgaaataataataataattgacacTTCATTTGCCATGGCTGAAACTGCCCATTGGATACGGACGTAATTTGGCAGACAAAAGCCTTCTTACGTCCGTACTTAAAGCATGGAAGACAGGTTAATACATTAATTCATTTGCATATAGTATACACACAAAATATGTCTTCATTTAGAGAAATATTGTCAGTTTGTGACTGATGTTTGTCGTTACGGGTAATAAGTGTTAGATATTTCGCGAAATGCCTTGTGGATATTGTACGGATACCACTAAAAGGGTTTTATTTGTAAGtaaactgtttattttattttattcagatacaagttagcccttgactgcaatctcacctggtggtaagtgacgatgcagtctaagatggaagcgggctaacctggaagggctatggcagtttttagtaaacccatgcccctttggtttctacatggcatcgcaccggaacgctaaatcgcttggcggcacggctatgCCGGTAGGTtgttaactagccacggccaaagcttCCCACccgaccagaaatttagaaattataaaattccaaatccctgccaggaatcgaacccgggacctcccactaataagaccacagcgcttaccactgcgcctgcgcgccaaggaggtcgtcaaaatttagTATTTCTTTCCGCATATTTTAACGGTTCCGTATCTTcagagaaaaaagaaacccttgtaggatcacttcgttgtctgtctgtctgtttgtctgtcaagacccgtcaagggaattaaaacctataggatacttcccatTGAAGAAGCATGAGAGGCACGTACAGCTACTCGGACgtaatcatgaaattcggtaccTAATGAGTTGGAATGAAAACCCAATGGAAATTAagacaacaaaaaatatttattgttattgatataatgCTACTtaactgttattattattacgaaaGTGATTTTAAAGTATCTATCACTCAAATAGAAGATATCAGACATCAATCATGATAACAGGGATAAAAGTAAGTATGAGAAAAACCACATAAACACTAGGTATAAATGATGCAGTTATATATTGTAAGTTTTGATTTGATTGCTATGTAAGAAGGTAAACTTTTTTAAACTCTCCAAGACACGAAGGTGAAACTCTAGTACTGAGAATTATTTGACAAAAAACCTACCGCCTGACCGTTTTTGGCCCGAcatgggaatcgaacccaggtcCTCGTCATCCGCGgtcgaacatgctaaccactGGAACAACAAGTTCTTAATATCgtctgtatatataaatatatataaagtttaaagtcctgactgagtgactgacttatatactGACAAAACGCACGGCCTAAACCGCtaatcctagagacatgaaaggtgggtgtgttctttgtaaagagtaggtatccactaagaaaagatttttcgaaattctacacCTAAGCTGTTTAAATcggggttcgaaatttatgtagtccacgcggacgaagtcgcgagcataagctaattactAATATCTCCACTAGTAATATCCTCGTTAAAAAGGACTGAAAATATATTTACTTCAGCCGCACGTCTAGATTATACACAAAGACACTCAATTTTACTCTGAAAACGTAGTTATTTGTCACGCTTCGTATTCTATTGAGTAGTGTTTTTGCATCTATTTCCTTGACCgttgtttttcatacaaactatTAGGTCAATCATTACTTTTATTTGTGGTTATCGTTTCAAATGATTGCACTCAGTTGTAATTGccaaccaaaaacatttcatgtaaagAGGATCGGCATACTCCCGTGTATTATCAGTGTCGCACTTAGACTTCGCGTACAttagtacaaatatttttaaaagatagACTAAGATCTATTAAGAGAAAAGGTAATTACAGCATATTATTTTTTGAtagggttttaataaaaaacgaAGTTAAAAAGACACCTTTTAAATTAGGTTTGGAATCTATGTCAACTATTATTATTGAGCGGGCCCCAGAAAATGGGTTTTTACAAGTTCATAAGCCAAGCTTCAAGCTGCGTATCATAAGCTTATGGGCCTGTCCCAAGTCCAAAGTGTATAGCTCTTAAGTGCTCTTGACTGTACCAAATTTACAACAACAAATAACTCTACTTATAAGCCCTAACTCTACAAACCAAACATCTTGTTAAAAAGTATGGCTTGCCAGTTTAATGTTTGTGGAACTTTTATTTGATATCATATTTAAGTCCATAAGGAATAGTTTGTATGACAATCACAAAATGCCTACACAAAATAGAACAATTTCGTGATTGTCGCACAAACTAAGTATTCCTTGTGGACTTAAAATAAGTCACCAAcgatagtataaaataatattcttgTAGATAGTAATGAAGATCATCGTAGAACTAGCTCTTGTCGGGGCAATCACCTCAGTCTTCATCGTAGCAGCCCAGGGCAGCGCCCAAGAGAGGGCTGCCGAGGAGGCTGCAGGGAGGATGTATATGAGGACCCTGGATGAGCTGACGTCGAGGGCGAAGAATCGGAAAACAATAGCCGCGTGGGACTACCAGTCGAATATCACTGATTATAATCAGGAGAGACAGGTAAACTACTAACAATgtggtactttttttttttttttttctagatttTTATAGAGGAATGTGGTACTTACTTATATCAATTAGTGGTAAGGCATATCAAATGCTTCTCATGAAACGAaaatgttatctaaatatataaaactagatgatatccgcgacttcgtccgcgtggatttgggtttttgaaaatcccgtgggaactctttgattttccgggataaagagtagcctatgtccttccccgggatgcaagctatatctctgtaccaaatttcatcaaaatcggttgaacggataggccgtgaaaagctagcagacagtcagacagacagacagacacactttcgcatttataatattatagtatagtatagtaatagtatggatgaaaaggtgactaactgactgactgcatGTTAATAATATATGACCATAGTTATCTCTTGTGTATTACAGTTACAAGTAGCCCTGCAAGTAGCTGATCTAGAGAAGGAAGCCTGGAAGGAAACCATGACGTACCTCTGGCACGAGTTCGAAGATCCAGACCTCAAGAGGATGTTCCAGAAGTACTCCCAGCTGGGAACCTCTGCCCTCCCAGAGGACCTCAACCAGAGGCTGATAAGTGCTGTCAACAACATGCAGGCGACGTATGCTAAAGCGACCATTTGTGATTATAAGGATCGTACCAAATGTGACTTGCATGTTGAACCAGGTATTCATTAGTCTTTGATATTCATTGcttagtagctttagttttaagtttgcgtaataattgtcaccactatatcttagaaatccaacatctgaccatcaaaaagagttattaattacctattttgaataaatcatttgacttttgacttttgattgaAGTGGAAGCCTAGCGGTTAACATGTCAGTCTTTTATTTAAGAAGCCAGGGGTTAGAACCCAGGTACGCATGCGCCTTTactttttcagagttatgtgcgtttcagcAATATCAAGTTTCAGCAATTTAGCAATagtacggtgaaggaaaacatcgtgagcaaacctgcacACATGAGAATTCTCCTTAATGTTTTCAAGtgtatgtgaagtctgcaaatccgcacttagcaagcgtggtagactatggcctaaatcctcaTTATGaggagggtttggccatagtccaccacgctggccaagtgcggattggcagagtgTATGATACGTAATGCTAATAACTAAtgataaatactatctgtcccggcttactcacgtttgtagtcgacgtaagcccgactagtttcgaacccatccggggtccctttttaagggagtccgtccgcgcacgcgccgcggttttgactgcgggacgcacgtgccgctgcccgtagagcccgttgtgagggtggctggggtgggggggagacagctgccgatcgtctcccgacagttcctgctgttcttcatcactggaaccgtcaccgaaatccaggcacgcggagctaatggtgtcccgtcccacgactgatgccacgacagcgtggaaaccgctttttgacgctaagacaagggcatcagtcgtgggacgggacaccattagctccgcgtgcctggatttcggtgacggttccagtgatgaagaacagcaggaactgtcgggagacgatcggcagctgtctctgataagccgggacagatagtat is a genomic window of Maniola hyperantus chromosome 12, iAphHyp1.2, whole genome shotgun sequence containing:
- the LOC138403113 gene encoding angiotensin-converting enzyme-like isoform X3 yields the protein MSKVKTMLKIGGGAVLLAAIVAVFVVATQGRDPDLEVLEQEGREYIMHLDKMAGVRKNKASLAEWAYTSNITKENEERRIQVQLELSKQEKQAWSETKMYRWQDFQDFALRRMFKKYSQLGVAALPDDKYKLLMQCVSGMESNYATSKICDFKNNTKCDLSLEPEITEIFAKSQDPEELKHAWVEWHRAAGASVRQNFTQYVQLDNEAAKLNGFKDVADWWLSEYEVPDFEQQLAKLWEDVKPLYQQLHAYVRKRLRDKYGEHIVSAKGPIPAHLLGNMWAQTWNNIESFTRPYPDKKEIDITKTMRDQNFTALKMFQMSDEFFRSLNLTAMPEKFWQNSIIEKPTDRDIVCHASAWDFYDGEDFRIKQCTTVDYEYFQTTHHEMGHIQYFLQYKHQPVIFRDGANPGFHEAVGDTIALSVSSPKHLRRVGLVNGDAEDEQTEINQLYKMGIDKIVFLPFAYVLDLFRYGVFRGTTTPDDYNCHYWRLRDELQGVEPPVNRTEEDFDAAAKYHVSADVEYARYYVSFIIQFQFHRALCQLAGEYVPEDLTKKLVDCDIYQSFNAGNALSNMLKMGSSKPWPDAMEALTGQRAMKADGLLEYFRPLREWLQAENQRTGEYIGWEPSKMQYCTEEQLAALDAKAKPEPVHES
- the LOC138403113 gene encoding angiotensin-converting enzyme-like isoform X2, whose translation is MSKFKTMLKIGGGAVLLAAIVAVFVVATQGRDPDLEVLEQEGREYIMHLDKMAGVRKNKASLAEWAYTSNITKENEERRIQVQLELSKQEKQAWSETKMYRWQDFQDFALRRMFKKYSQLGVAALPDDKYKLLMQCVSGMESNYATSKICDFKNNTKCDLSLEPEITEIFAKSQDPEELKHAWVEWHRAAGASVRQNFTQYVQLDNEAAKLNGFKDVADWWLSEYEVPDFEQQLAKLWEDVKPLYQQLHAYVRKRLRDKYGEHIVSAKGPIPAHLLGNMWAQTWNNIESFTRPYPDKKEIDITKTMRDQNFTALKMFQMSDEFFRSLNLTAMPEKFWQNSIIEKPTDRDIVCHASAWDFYDGEDFRIKMCTTVDMEHLRVVHHEMGHVQYYLQYRDKPVIFRAGANPGFHEAVGDTIALSVSSPKHLRRVGLVNGDAEDEQTEINQLYKMGIDKIVFLPFAYVLDLFRYGVFRGTTTPDDYNCHYWRLRDELQGVEPPVNRTEEDFDAAAKYHVSADVEYARYYVSFIIQFQFHRALCQLAGEYVPEDLTKKLVDCDIYQSFNAGNALSNMLKMGSSKPWPDAMEALTGQRAMKADGLLEYFRPLREWLQAENQRTGEYIGWEPSKMQYCTEEQLAALDAKAKPEPVHES
- the LOC138403113 gene encoding angiotensin-converting enzyme-like isoform X1; the encoded protein is MSKVKTMLKIGGGAVLLAAIVAVFVVATQGRDPDLEVLEQEGREYIMHLDKMAGVRKNKASLAEWAYTSNITKENEERRIQVQLELSKQEKQAWSETKMYRWQDFQDFALRRMFKKYSQLGVAALPDDKYKLLMQCVSGMESNYATSKICDFKNNTKCDLSLEPEITEIFAKSQDPEELKHAWVEWHRAAGASVRQNFTQYVQLDNEAAKLNGFKDVADWWLSEYEVPDFEQQLAKLWEDVKPLYQQLHAYVRKRLRDKYGEHIVSAKGPIPAHLLGNMWAQTWNNIESFTRPYPDKKEIDITKTMRDQNFTALKMFQMSDEFFRSLNLTAMPEKFWQNSIIEKPTDRDIVCHASAWDFYDGEDFRIKMCTTVDMEHLRVVHHEMGHVQYYLQYRDKPVIFRAGANPGFHEAVGDTIALSVSSPKHLRRVGLVNGDAEDEQTEINQLYKMGIDKIVFLPFAYVLDLFRYGVFRGTTTPDDYNCHYWRLRDELQGVEPPVNRTEEDFDAAAKYHVSADVEYARYYVSFIIQFQFHRALCQLAGEYVPEDLTKKLVDCDIYQSFNAGNALSNMLKMGSSKPWPDAMEALTGQRAMKADGLLEYFRPLREWLQAENQRTGEYIGWEPSKMQYCTEEQLAALDAKAKPEPVHES